DNA from Onychomys torridus chromosome 1, mOncTor1.1, whole genome shotgun sequence:
AATGAGTGGGTGAAAGAGTAAGTGAGCAAAGAGGGAATGAATAATGTAAAAGTATGTGTATGCGAGtaagtatgagagagagagacagagacagagaaagacagagacagagacagagagacagagacagagacagagagaagagaggtgggggagagagttATGTGAAAGAGCTGCTGATACATAGAAGAACTGTGCCTAGGGACTGTGTAAAGTGTTGTATGTTGACAGATCTATGTAAATGTGTAAATGATATGTTTAGCTGTGGCTGTATGGAGATTTGTAACTATGTGGAAGCAAGAAAAATGAAGCTAtatagaaaagagatgtagaagagaaatatatataaaagagagaTGTGTATCCATGtgaaaaatgtatgtatataaagatGCGTAGCTGCATGCAGCAAAGTGGAGATATGTAGCTGTctagagacagaaagagtcagTGACCATTCTTAAGATGAAGTCAAAGAGAAAGTTATTATCAGAAGGAATAGGTGTTTCTTTACTTTACCAGTCAGAtaaatagaaacttatttctaaataccctcAGACAAAAAAAGCCTAACCATCAGATAGAAAAGTAATTTTCCTAATCCTAACTACACTGAGGTTTTCTATCCCTGGTGCCAAGTACCCCTTTATGCAATACATTTTGGTAGGACACAGTATTTAGCAGTATTACTTTCATCTATAATATTTGACTGTCAATTATTGCAGGggtgtgttatttatttaaaaatcatcacaAGCAAGGTAACTCTGGATCTCTCAAGGACATATATGTGACTTTAAAACTGGATAGAGTAAAGATGATCCTCCATGTGCATTTTTGTTATTGACACCATAATATAGGCAGGTTTCTTTCAATCTCATTGTCTCAACTGATCAGACTGATAAGTGAAGACATTTCTAGTGTTTCATCTTTCCATTGAGGAAAGCACATTCTGTTTCAGTCATTTCCATCTTCTCCCAATTTTCTATAGGGCCGTATCTAAACTGAcagacagactttttttttaaatcaagtttttaatggttttataattattcagcattttaaaattctgttttcaaaCTTTTCCTTATATTCATGAATGAGTAAGCATAACTTAAATTGTTTCTTTGTAGAATCTCCTGGTACAACCAGCACTATGAAAATAAATGCTACTCTCAATTTGTGTTTGATTTTCCTGCCATAGTTTCATCCatgaatttaatatattttctgtatacaatatacattaaaaaattttatttacttgcaTTATTTACTGTGATCTTTAaccaaaaatatttgaatttcagTACAAATTCTCTTCATCTGAACTCCACAcccttttaaaatttctaattttcCAATGTTCAAACCATTACTCACCAGCTTCACACTGCTCTGAGGATgaaataaaactatatttatattttatatatttcattactctatcagaaaatatttccattcatTAGTTGCTtggtaaattaaaattaaatttgcttTCCATTGGAATTTTATCCTAATGAATATATTAGCACCTATTTAATCCAAATGGCCCATGTACATACTAATTTCTCAACATTATAATGAAAGCATGAATTCATCATATTTCTATATGTGGGTTTTCAAATTCCACAGTGAACCAGAATACAATTGAAAATACAACCTACTGAGTGTTCGTATCATATTCTATAGCTCACATTACAAAACATATTTCTCAAATAGAATGTAGCATCCTTGATCATCTACACCTTGTCATGAAGCTCATGATTTCAAAATCAGGGGTGTTCAGTCTTATGCCTTGAGAAAGACAAAAAATAGTTGCAATGTATTCCCAAATCCTGAATTCCGAGCTGAGGATAAATACTATAGTTTAGTAGTCTAAAGCAGTTTGCAGAATACATTATTATATGCAGTACTTCCACATAGAGCCAAAACTGCAGGTTGagaaatagatgtgtgtgtgtgtgtgtgtgtgtgtgtgtgtgtgttttattgttttttagttTAAACATGGTATTAAACATTTAATTTCCAATTATGCAATGAGAATTATACAATAATGGGAGAAATTAATTGATCAAGTGAAGTTTTTAGTAAAATGTGTACTTAACTGTCATGTTGGAAATTTCATTCTCTGGACAGCGGGTGCAATCAAAGCAACAGACACCCTGTCCATCTTGAAGGGATTTTCTAAATCCTGGACTGCAAGGTGTACTGCATATTGAAGGTGGAATCTATGAAAAACAACACATGCATTAGCAATTTAGTTATTGGGCAAGAGCTACAGGGACTTACAACATAATGCTATTGTAAAAACTACTTTtacaaacacaaattaaattgTAATGCAACATATATTTGTAGTTTGAGATGTTTATTCTGAAGTCCTTGATTTGTATATTATAAAGTATCCattttatatgtgcatgcatatgtacacacatatttgTCTATAAAACTCTTAGcaaatcatgaaagaaaatttaGGTTCATGGATAAATGGctaaatattaaaatgcatatCCCCTCAAGAAAAACAAGACCATCAAAAGATTAAGTTTCTTGTTATATGTGGAGTATTAAATTTAGGTCTAACATACCTGTCTAatatctgtagcccattttatcATTGCATCAGACATAAGTAATTGCTGTGGATGTGCAAAGTATTGGGAAAACTTTCCTATTTTCACCTTTAGTCCAAAATTTTGTAGAAAATTTCCAGTGTAGAAAATGTCATACTCTGTATCCAGGTTAGCTTTCTGATTCATGTTCACTAAGTCTCCAGCAGGATTTACAAATTGGATGTTCTTCAGGAAAGGAAAAATCtaaaacacatttattattttagtttgtaCTATGCCTATACATCAGgacagaaaatatgaaatgtaGATTTCCTCTTATTTTCAATTGTATCCTTAACTTAATAAAAGGAGATAAAAAATTCATGTAGATGTAAAATATCATTATTAAGATGTAGACATATCAGTTTTCACTAGCATTAATGCTCCAAAAAATACACAATTAATGATATGCTCCACTTCTTTCTGCTATCAGTATTATCTAATAGCAGGTAAAATTGAGGTCCTAAGTCAGTGGAAGAATGACTTGATTTCAATTGGCAACTATTTGTTACACTGATAAAGAGCAGTTGTACCACTTAAATTACCAGGCATTTTCTGGGTTCCatttaataaatacacaaataatataatgcatgaaaataaattaataaaaaaagacttcctttgccaagcagtggtggtgcacgtctttaatcccagcactcaggaggcagaggcagacggatctctgtgagtttgaggccagcctcgtctgcAGAGCTGgttgcaggacaggctccaaaacttcatagagaaaccctgtctcaaaaaatcaaaacaaaaataaaattcccaaGAAAGCTCAAAGTGATTTTTCCCCAGCAATTAAATACATGCAATTTCTATATGGTAGTCATATTCTGGACAATATTATTGGCTTCAACTGTCAAATGCTCCCTTAATataggtttctattgttgtgacgagacactatgaccaaggaaaatcttttaaagaaaaacatttaattgggtctagcttacagttcagaagtttggtccattatcatcataggaGATAGCATACAGGCAGGCATATtcctggaaaaggagctgagagttctacctctttatccacaggtaacaggaagtgaactgagtgcCACATTGTGTATAGTTTGaacacaggagacctcaaagcccatccccaccatgatccacttcctccaacaaggctaaaactactccaacaaagacacacttcctaatagtgttaGTCTccatggggaccattttctttcaattcaTGGTACTGACTTCTTTCCCAGTGTTGGCTGAATCATAATTATACTACCAATATGCTTTGACTTAAAGACcatgaaagaatagaaaaatcaACCAGTTTTGGACAAATGTTCTTAGATACTTGGCTTTAGAATCAACTGATCATTTTAAGAAGTTCATTTCAAAGACTTCATTGAACATCATATTATTCaagttgtttctattttttaatactGAGCATCATTAATATATGCTGCTTCATTCTTTTTTGAGTGTTCATGAAAAATTTCATTATCTGTGCAAGATATTAATCAAGGATACATTGTTATTTATGGCCATAGTGTCTTTGtggtatttattaaaataaagacaaattacCTGCAAGGAGTCAAATTCCAGTCCCTTCCCAGTATTCTTGGACCATATATCTACTTGTTGCAAAAGTAACTTATGGAGTGAGTGGGCCACAGCATACACAGCATTATATAGGTTGTAACTTGTGTCACTCATGGACATTTCAAACTGGTACATGGATAACCACTCTGGTAGCATTTTTTCTGAACAATTTTTCAGTTTCTTACAATTAGATGATGAcaaagaacaattaaaatataGCCACCATAATTTGGCAAGAGAAATAGTATTAGTGTAGTTTGAAGGGTTCACTGtctgaataaatttttttaagcCAGCTATCTCAGAATAATGATGTGAAAAGCTGAGAGTCCCATGTAAGGAGTTGAAGAGGAATTCTCCATTACTTGTAATCATATCCCATTGTGAGGTAGTGACCCAGATTCTCTGAATGTTTACAAACTGCCATAGTCTTAAGTTCACTTGCAGATGAGAGTCTTTGTCTCCATATATGACAACAACTTTTGCTGTAGACATCATGATCTGattataatatacataaatacttctaaagaataattttatgtcATATGTGATAATAGTTACAAAGGCTAAACAGATGCCACTTCTTTGCATTTCTTCTCTCAATTCAGAGGCAAATTGAAGTCCTAGGTCATCATCTGAAATGATCAGTCCCACCCACTTCCAGCTGAAATAGATCACCAAAGATACCATGGCAACAGCCACAGATGTGTCCTTGATACCCATCTGATAAAGATAAGGAAAGTGTTCATGGTTACTCAGGAGAGGATGAAATGGCCCATAGTAAAGCTGCAAgacattaaaagaataaaaaaaggaagatcaAGTACACAAATATCAGTGTATGTTTCACAAAATCTGGACTTAGTGGAAAATTGTTATTCATCACATTAAATATTCATCAAAATccaatttttatgatttttcttaatAAGAAGAGTTGCACATATTCTTCCAGCAAAATACTTTATGCTAccactgtctctctcttctttttcccatATGGTTCTCTGATGTACTCTTGAAAGGATCTGAGCATTTATTCTTGGAACTTTACAGGCAAGAATAGACATAAATTCATTTTCTACCTTTCCATATACCAAGGAACTAAGAAAACCAGAATAAAAATAGTTAGTGTTTCATGAAATCTAAACCAGCCCTCCTCACCTCGGGAATTCTGGAAACGTACAGGAGTGGTCCAAGCATGGCAGATGGCAACCACATTGGTCCTGTAAGTATCACTAAGTATCTTCTCTGGTTTCTACAGTGGTAGTTAGGAAAATAATCACCCCTTTTTGAGGATAAACTGATTTTACCTCGATCAGACAATAGTTTACATTCAATTTTAACTAGCAGGGAAATAT
Protein-coding regions in this window:
- the LOC118593188 gene encoding vomeronasal type-2 receptor 116-like isoform X2 → MINMFSLTFVFLVLMLSSLFCSLTDPKCFLRIKDKENQDGDKELDCFFSIYTKSGHMKNDHFSGNLDKQLTTKNVHMILSLYFAIEEINGNPHILPNISLLVKIECKLLSDRGKISLSSKRGDYFPNYHCRNQRRYLVILTGPMWLPSAMLGPLLYVSRIPELYYGPFHPLLSNHEHFPYLYQMGIKDTSVAVAMVSLVIYFSWKWVGLIISDDDLGLQFASELREEMQRSGICLAFVTIITYDIKLFFRSIYVYYNQIMMSTAKVVVIYGDKDSHLQVNLRLWQFVNIQRIWVTTSQWDMITSNGEFLFNSLHGTLSFSHHYSEIAGLKKFIQTVNPSNYTNTISLAKLWWLYFNCSLSSSNCKKLKNCSEKMLPEWLSMYQFEMSMSDTSYNLYNAVYAVAHSLHKLLLQQVDIWSKNTGKGLEFDSLQIFPFLKNIQFVNPAGDLVNMNQKANLDTEYDIFYTGNFLQNFGLKVKIGKFSQYFAHPQQLLMSDAMIKWATDIRQIPPSICSTPCSPGFRKSLQDGQGVCCFDCTRCPENEISNMTDMDYCLKCPDDQYANTEGTHCLSKIVTFLSYEDPTGMALACLALCFSAFAAVTFGVFLRYQDTPIVKANNRVLSYCLLLSLIFCFLCSLLFIGQPHRAMCIMQQTIFAVVFTVAVSTVLAKTITVVLAFKVTVPGKMMRWLLISGATNLIIPTCTMIQLILCGIWVGTSPPFVDTDGHIEHGHILIVCNKGSVMAFYSVLGYLGSIALASFTVAFFARNLPDTFNEAKFLTFSMLVFCSVWITFLPVYHSTKGKAMAIVEVFCILTSSAGLLLCIFAPKCYIILLKPERNSFHKFRDTHAKV
- the LOC118593188 gene encoding vomeronasal type-2 receptor 116-like isoform X1; translated protein: MINMFSLTFVFLVLMLSSLFCSLTDPKCFLRIKDKENQDGDKELDCFFSIYTKSGHMKNDHFSGNLDKQLTTKNVHMILSLYFAIEEINGNPHILPNISLLVKIECKLLSDRGKISLSSKRGDYFPNYHCRNQRRYLVILTGPMWLPSAMLGPLLYVSRIPELYYGPFHPLLSNHEHFPYLYQMGIKDTSVAVAMVSLVIYFSWKWVGLIISDDDLGLQFASELREEMQRSGICLAFVTIITYDIKLFFRSIYVYYNQIMMSTAKVVVIYGDKDSHLQVNLRLWQFVNIQRIWVTTSQWDMITSNGEFLFNSLHGTLSFSHHYSEIAGLKKFIQTVNPSNYTNTISLAKLWWLYFNCSLSSSNCKKLKNCSEKMLPEWLSMYQFEMSMSDTSYNLYNAVYAVAHSLHKLLLQQVDIWSKNTGKGLEFDSLQIFPFLKNIQFVNPAGDLVNMNQKANLDTEYDIFYTGNFLQNFGLKVKIGKFSQYFAHPQQLLMSDAMIKWATDIRQIPPSICSTPCSPGFRKSLQDGQGVCCFDCTRCPENEISNMTNMDYCLKCPDDQYANTEGTHCLSKIVTFLSYEDPTGMALACLALCFSAFAAVTFGVFLRYQDTPIVKANNRVLSYCLLLSLIFCFLCSLLFIGQPHRAMCIMQQTIFAVVFTVAVSTVLAKTITVVLAFKVTVPGKMMRWLLISGATNLIIPTCTMIQLILCGIWVGTSPPFVDTDGHIEHGHILIVCNKGSVMAFYSVLGYLGSIALASFTVAFFARNLPDTFNEAKFLTFSMLVFCSVWITFLPVYHSTKGKAMAIVEVFCILTSSAGLLLCIFAPKCYIILLKPERNSFHKFRDTHAKV